In Edaphobacter aggregans, the sequence TACCCTCTACGGTGCCCCCCACGTCATCGGCAGGGAAGGGAACACCCTCTCCCTCGACCGAAACTTCCTTCACGCCGCCCGGCTCGCCTTCACTCATCCCCAGAGTCAAAAAAGTATGCAGATCGAGGCTCCTCTCGCGCCCGAACTGAAATCGTTTCTCGCAGTAATTTCTGCGAGTTCCAATACAGATTGAGTAAAATCAAACCAGTGACCGCAATTAATAGATCCCCCCGCACGCTCTTTCGGTTGACCTGGGCCCTCCCGCTCGTTGTTGCACTCGCCGCCGCGCCGCTCCACGCGCAGTTGCAGCTGAATGCGCTCCCCGGTGCTCCTGTCCCCCAACCTCCCGCGCCTGCAACCACTTCCCCGGCACCTGCCGCCTCGCAGTCCACGCCCCAGGCTGCCATTCAGACGCCTAAGCCGGCTCCCCAGTCGACGCCTCAGACCGCGCCTGCGACGGCTCCTCAACAGCCCCCCGCCAACGAACAGGCCCCGGCCAGCGATCAACCCGTGACGACCCTCCACGTTCAGGCCAACGAGGTCAACCTCATCTTCACCGTCACCGACAAGAAGGGCCGCTTCATCACTGGACTCAAGCGCGAAAATTTCGGCCTCCTCGACGACGGCCGGCCGCCCATCTCAGTCCTTCACTTCTACCAGCAGACCAACCTGCCCCTCCGTGTCGGCATCATGCTCGACACCTCCAGCTCCATCCGCCAGCGCTTCCAGTTCGAGCAGGACTCCGCCATCGAGTTCCTCCTTCAGATTCTGCACCGCAACGACCGCGCCTTCGTCATGGGCTTCGACATCCAGACCGATATCGAACAAGACTTCACCAATAACGTCGATCTCCTCAACCAGGGCATCCGCAGACTCCGCCCCGGCGGCGGCACCGCTCTCTTCGACTCCCTCTACAAGACCTGCCGTGATCAGATGCTCACCCTGCAGGAAGAGAACGCCGTCCGCCGCGCCCTCATCCTCGTCTCCGACGGCGACGACAATTACAGCCGCGTTCAGGAGTCCGACGCCATCAAGATGTGCCAGCGTGCAGGCACCATCGTCTACACCATCAGCACCAACATCAGCCCCAGCAAAGACAAAGGCGACGAGACCCTCCGGGCCATCTCCGAGGCCACCGGAGGCCAGCCCTTCTACCCCACCAAGCTCGAGGACGTAGCCGTAGGCTTCCGCAACATCCAGGAAGAGCTCCGCAGCCAGTACGCCCTCGTCTACCGTCCCGCCGACCTCAAACAGGACGGTGCCTTCCGAACCATCTACCTCCAGGCTCTAGACCCCCGCTACAGGGTCCGTGCGCAGAAGGGCTACTTCGCCCCCAAGCCACCCCAGTAAACTTAATCCGCTCAAAAAGAAAGCGTTAGGGAATGTCTACGAAGAGGCCCGGGTCGGGGCCTCTTTTTTCTGACCGAAACATCGCCCCGCATGAAAAAAATGCTTCATGTCCCAACTATTTTTCGTGGAGGACATGACTTCACCGGCCGGAGATTTTGCTGCTAAATGCATGGTTTAACTTTGTTTCCACAGAAAAACATTTGTATTCAGTAATTTACAAGGGCACCCTTTTCTCTGAACAACTTGTGGCATGTGAGATGCACCACAACTGTCTGTAGTTCACAAAAAACACGGGATAGACATGAAATCAAAATGGTTGTTGGGCTTCGTTGCTGCTTCAGCTCTTTCGGCTCCTGCATTTGGGCAGATTCAGATTTATATCGGGACACCACCCCCTCCGATTCGTTATGAGGCTCCTCCGCCGATGCCAGGCGAAGGCTTTGTATGGACCGCAGGATTTTGGGAGCCCTATGGTCCTCGTTATAGATGGGTTCCAGGAAGATACGTCCGGGCTCCTTACCCCGGAGCGTATTGGACTCCAGCTCGTTACGAGCACGGTGACAAAGGATGGAAGCTTCACAAGGGGTACTGGGTACACAGAGGTAATCCTCATTTCGATCATGACCACGATCACGGCCACGGACACGACAGGGACTGATTAACCCACCAAAATGGAAGGCGGCAGCTAATGGCTGCCGCTTTCACGTTCGCGAGTGAATGTAGAACTATCCCGAAAAACCCGTGTCTAATAAGCAAGAGGCACTCTGCATAATGATCGGTCCCCTCCGCACTCTTCTCCTAACCGCACTCGCCATCGCCGCACCCTTCGCATCCGCGCAGCAGCCCGCCGGCATCAGCCAGAGCCTTAGCGAACTGGCCCTCCAGCCCGCCACGCACATGTCGATGACCTTCGACCGCTCCATGCTCCAGCAGGCCCAGAGCTTCATCGACAACGGCAACGGTGATCTAAAACGTGCCGCGGCCGCGATCAACAGCATCACCGTCGACACCTACCACTACCACGAGCCCGCCTTCTACACCCCCGAGACGATGGGCTCCATCATCGCCACCTATCACGCCGCCGGCTGGAAGCATCTCGTCAACGCCAACGCCACTCCGGCCCAGAGCGCGCAACCCCGCGCCACCATGACCGACCTCTGGCTGCACTTCCACGGAACCGAGATCGACGACGTCACCGTCCTCGTCCGCGCCCCACGCGACATGAACCTCATCCAGGTCTCCGGAGCCATGCGCCCCCTTGATCTCGTCCACCTCAGCGGCCACTTCGGCATCCCCAAAGTCGACCCCAATGCCGTCATGGTCCCCGCCCCCGACGGCCGCTAACTAATACCCATACCGCTCCACCGCTTTCAACAACTCCAGCTTCCGCGCCGGCTCCAAAAAACTAGCCTCCACAGAGTTCGCCGCCAGCTCGCGCATTTGTTCCAGCGAAAACTCGAACCGATCCTGCACCAGAACGTACTCACCCAGCAGATCGCTCCCAAACATCGGTGGGTCGTCCGAGTTGATCGTCACCATCAACCCCGACTCAAAATAAAGCTTAACCGGATGCTCATCCAACCCCAGGCAACAACCTGTCTTCAGATTGCTGGTTACATTCAGCTCCAGCGGAATCTGCTTCGCCGCCAGCACATCGATCAACTCCGAGTCGTTCTGCGCCGTCAGCGCATGCCCAATCCGCTCCGCCCCAATATTGATCGCCGACCACACACTCTTCGGCCCCACTGACTCACCCGCATGAGCCGTCAGTCGTAACCCCGCAGCCTTGGCCTCCGCATACAGCTCCCGAAACTGGTCCGCCGGGCCACGAGCCTCATCGCCCCCAATCCCAATCCCCACAATGCTTGGATACGTCGCCCGTAGCTCCGCTGCCTTGCGAAACACCCGCGCGCCCTCTTCCACGCCAAAGTGCCGCACCGCATCGATGATCCACAGCACGGTCGTCCCAAAATCTTTCTCGCCGCGAACCCGACCACGCTCAATAGCCTCAACGTAAGGCTCAACCTCAGCCTTCTTCCAGTAATAAATAATCCCGAAAGAGATATAGACCTCGGCGTGTACCACGCCCTGCGATGCCAACTCACGAATCATGTTGTACGTAATCAGTTCATAGTCATCAGGCCCGCGCAGCCGCTCCGTCACCGCCTTGAACGACATCAGAAACCCGACAAAGTCCTCATACGTATAAAGCTTCTTCGCCGCCTCCAGCGTCAGTGGCTCCGCATCATGCCGCTGGCTCAACTCCACCAGAGTCTCCGGCTTGATCGTCCCTTCAAGATGCAGATGAAGCTCCGCCTTAGGCAGCCCACGCAGCCACTCAACTACATCGATCTCTGGCTGTTTCGCTTCTTTTCGAGCCATCGCTCTATCCTAGGCCTCCGGCGCGTAAAACTCGCTCCGCTTCCTGCTATAGAACACATAGACCACGAGCCCAATCACCAGCCAAACAAAGAACCGTATCCACGTCTTCGCCGGCAGTCCCGCCATCAGCAGCACGCAGAAGAGCACGCTCAACACCGGAATCACCGGTCCAAACGGCAC encodes:
- the add gene encoding adenosine deaminase — protein: MARKEAKQPEIDVVEWLRGLPKAELHLHLEGTIKPETLVELSQRHDAEPLTLEAAKKLYTYEDFVGFLMSFKAVTERLRGPDDYELITYNMIRELASQGVVHAEVYISFGIIYYWKKAEVEPYVEAIERGRVRGEKDFGTTVLWIIDAVRHFGVEEGARVFRKAAELRATYPSIVGIGIGGDEARGPADQFRELYAEAKAAGLRLTAHAGESVGPKSVWSAINIGAERIGHALTAQNDSELIDVLAAKQIPLELNVTSNLKTGCCLGLDEHPVKLYFESGLMVTINSDDPPMFGSDLLGEYVLVQDRFEFSLEQMRELAANSVEASFLEPARKLELLKAVERYGY
- a CDS encoding VWA domain-containing protein; amino-acid sequence: MTAINRSPRTLFRLTWALPLVVALAAAPLHAQLQLNALPGAPVPQPPAPATTSPAPAASQSTPQAAIQTPKPAPQSTPQTAPATAPQQPPANEQAPASDQPVTTLHVQANEVNLIFTVTDKKGRFITGLKRENFGLLDDGRPPISVLHFYQQTNLPLRVGIMLDTSSSIRQRFQFEQDSAIEFLLQILHRNDRAFVMGFDIQTDIEQDFTNNVDLLNQGIRRLRPGGGTALFDSLYKTCRDQMLTLQEENAVRRALILVSDGDDNYSRVQESDAIKMCQRAGTIVYTISTNISPSKDKGDETLRAISEATGGQPFYPTKLEDVAVGFRNIQEELRSQYALVYRPADLKQDGAFRTIYLQALDPRYRVRAQKGYFAPKPPQ